One window of Populus nigra chromosome 5, ddPopNigr1.1, whole genome shotgun sequence genomic DNA carries:
- the LOC133694055 gene encoding probable microtubule-binding protein TANGLED, whose product MVARTPPKQRKMVVPLDPVLIRETLKKVDRCMARLQELQYTVAGGNKVIAGVSLSPRSTRGYLRTSLRCKQESLRIKSGVPMKSPVGKLPATSIGEWRRMSLPAMLVGETMGEILQASQFAREIVAAVCCKTKKLTLEDPKTPLTQQRKQRPHPEDTELKSKRKKEKQTKLQSIRSEFGSPTLQRARSRINFKVSPPKKREMDKENARYLANRVSPRNRPWVKKTVLFPNPLFLSTDSAQQQKFCKTRSPVIARNKKQTTPHKFLIKSPPSGSKFKVKIKNPPVLSLSPTRPTNLSKKSPKSSTASKFRRSFSPSRLAHKLMSPLKGRKIVQKSDVLMSGLKQRPIATPRRFSLGRI is encoded by the exons ATGGTTGCAAGAACCCCACCAAAGCAGAGGAAGATGGTGGTTCCTCTCGACCCAGTTTTAATCAGAGAAACTTTAAAGAAG GTGGACAGATGCATGGCTAGATTGCAAGAGCTTCAGTACACAGTGGCAGGTGGGAATAAGGTGATAGCTGGGGTTAGTCTCAGTCCTAGAAGTACCAGAGGGTATCTAAGAACTAGTCTTAGGTGCAAGCAAGAATCTTTAAG GATCAAGAGTGGTGTTCCTATGAAATCTCCAGTGGGCAAGCTGCCAGCAACTTCAATAG GAGAATGGAGGCGAATGTCATTGCCAGCAATGCTAGTGGGTGAGACAATGGGAGAGATTCTACAGGCAAGCCAATTTGCGAGAGAAATTGTTGCGGCCGTTTGTTGCAAAACCAAGAAACTCACCCTTGAAGACCCCAAAACTCCATTGACCCAACAGAGAAAACAAAGGCCTCACCCTGAAGACACTGAACTCAAATCCAAAAGGAAGAAGGAAAAGCAAACTAAACTGCAGTCAATTCGATCAGAATTCGGCTCTCCAACTCTTCAAAGAGCTCGATCACGAATTAACTTCAAGGTTTCACCtccaaagaagagagaaatggaTAAAGAAAATGCTCGGTATTTGGCGAATAGAGTTTCTCCTAGGAATAGGCCATGGGTTAAAAAGACAGTATTGTTTCCAAACCCTCTGTTCCTTTCTACAGATTCTGCGCAGCAGCAGAAGTTTTGCAAGACAAGGTCTCCAGTGATTGCAAGAAACAAAAAGCAGACAACCCCACATAAGTTCTTGATTAAGTCCCCTCCATCAGGTtcaaaatttaaagtaaagatcAAGAACCCACCAGTTCTTTCTCTCTCACCTACAAGACCTACAAACTTGAGCAAGAAATCACCAAAGTCGTCAACTGCATCGAAATTTCGTCGATCATTTTCGCCTTCAAGGTTGGCCCACAAATTGATGTCTCCATTGAAAGGCAGAAAAATTGTGCAAAAGAGTGATGTGCTAATGAGTGGACTGAAACAGCGTCCAATAGCAACACCTAGACGGTTCTCACTGGGGAGAATTTGA
- the LOC133694526 gene encoding protein EMBRYO DEFECTIVE 514-like, with translation MAEEIIAEAIEANLERADTATEEMDMVEDVAANGDKRAREGEDEDNEDVAKKQKVDKSVEEERLEKLEGEGTGEGEEKKEEERPEKLEGEGTGEGEEKKEKENSGPVSLGPKSFGSAVEMFDYFYNFLHYWPPNLNVNKYEQMVLLDLLKRGHTEPDKKIGGGIQTFQVRFHPMFKSRCFFLIRDDESVDDFSFRKCVDHILPLPEDMKIKSDNFLGGGKGHGGKGGHGGRGGRGRGRGYGRGGRSRN, from the coding sequence ATGGCAGAGGAGATAATAGCCGAAGCCATTGAGGCCAACCTGGAGAGAGCTGACACAGCTACTGAGGAAATGGATATGGTGGAGGATGTGGCAGCAAATGGTGATAAGCGAGCTAGAGAGGGAGAGGACGAGGATAATGAGGATGTAGCAAAGAAGCAGAAGGTGGATAAATCTGTGGAGGAAGAGCGACTGGAGAAGCTTGAAGGAGAGGGGACAGGAGAgggagaggagaagaaagaggAGGAGCGACCGGAGAAGCTTGAAGGAGAGGGGACAGGAGAgggagaggagaagaaagagaaggagaattCAGGTCCAGTCAGCTTGGGTCCAAAGAGTTTTGGGTCGGCAGTGGAGATGTTTGATTATTTCTACAATTTCCTCCATTACTGGCCTCCTAATCTTAATGTCAACAAGTATGAACAAATGGTGCTACTGGACTTGCTGAAGAGAGGTCATACAGAGCCTGACAAAAAGATCGGTGGGGGGATCCAAACTTTCCAAGTTCGGTTTCATCCAATGTTCAAGAGTCGGTGCTTCTTCCTAATTAGGGATGATGAGTCTGTGGATGATTTCAGCTTTCGGAAGTGTGTGGATCACATACTTCCGCTGCCTGaggacatgaaaataaaatctgaCAACTTTCTCGGTGGAGGGAAAGGTCATGGTGGGAAAGGTGGTCATGGTGGAAGAGGTGGACGAGGTCGTGGCCGTGGTTATGGAAGGGGTGGTAGATCAAGGAACTGA